CGCATCATGGTTTGATTGACGCCTTCGAACCCGAGGGAGTCGGACTCTGATTCCACGATCAGGTCTTTGCCATCCATATAGTAATTGAAATAGATATGATAACCGTCCACTTTTAGCTCAGCAGACTGCTTCTTCTCAACAGGTTGGCTGAGAGTGATCCAATTCTTGGACGGATCGTGTTTCGTAACGACAGCTTCCTTCAGAATAAGCTTCATAGGCACTTGGGACCAGTCCTTGTACCATTCCGGTGATTCGAATCCATATACGTGTTGATACTTTTTAGGGTCGGCTCCCTTTATGTTGTATCCGCCTTTTATCTCTTTGTCACCTATAGCCAGCCGTACCGTGTTATACCAGACAACTCCTTCTTTAAAACGTTCGTTCGATCGGTCTTCCTGAATCTGAACTACAATTTCCAAAGGCGTAATAACGAGTTGGCCCAACGTGATTCCCGTCGTTTGTTGAAATTCGGCGCTGGTAAGCAATTTCCGTGAAAAGATCGCTTCGCTCGCCTTTTTACCGTCCGCTTTAAAATCAAATTTCCATGTGCCAGCAACCCGCTTCGTTTCTTTCATATACCTGAAATGAAGTTCCGCAGCTTGCCATTCTTTTTGGGTCAGGTTGAACACCTGTTCTATAAGTAAATCCGATCCGTCGTTCGGAAGGACCGTGGGTACAGCCTGAACGAATTCGCTGCTGTTCTTCTTCATGATTAGATGAGGATTCCCACGGCCCCCATCTGATAAAGACGCTGAAACTTTATAACGTACGACCACTTGATTTTTGGCTTGTGTTACCGATTGGATGTCTATGCTAGGATATTGCTTTGATCCGGTAGAAATAGCATCCCCTGCTTTATGATCCGATTTCAAAGGAACGTCCATGTCTTTATAAAAGACAAGATCTTCAGCATCCAGCGTATACTTCTTCTTATTATGCTGCAGTTCGTCCTTGGTTTCATAAATACCGAGGAGTTTTCCGCTCGCTTTGTCGTAGTTTAAATAACCGTTGGCTTTTTCTTTTGTGCCGGATTCGTCGGTAATGGTAGTACGCTCAAATACAATAGCGTCATAAAGTGTAGGGTCTGCTCCAGAGTCGAGTGAGACAATCATTTTCATCGTCTCCCCATCAGTTACGACACCATTAAGACTCATCGTGACGCCTGCGTTGGATACGCTTAGGTCATATCGCTGACCAATACCGTTATTTAACGCATTGGTTACACTCCTGCCACCAGTGAGACTATCCCAATTCAGCGCCACGCCAGCAAATACAGGAACGGCAATGACCATAAAACAGGAAAAAACGATCGCCGCTGGAACGAACTTCCTTCTACGCCGCACAGAGTTCGTCTGCTGCATTGCAGACTTTCGCTTGGACGCTTCCTGTTCAATTGCAGTCCACATCGCATCATAATCTGGTTGCGAGTTATCATTCACTTCACTTTCATAGCGTGGACTCATTTCCAACCATCTCCTTTACTTGGGACGCCGCCATGCTTTGCAATAGCTTAAGTCCTCTATTTAATCTGGATTTTACTGTTCCTTCAGGAACGTTAATTACGTTGGAAATCTCTGGAACAGTCAATTCATTCACATAACGTAGGGTAAATACCATCCGAACTTTGTCAGGAAGTATGCTGTATAGCTTATAGAACTCCATTGTGGTTTCCCGCTGATCAACACTTTCCTCTACCGGATTGGATGCGTGGGGACGTGAGCGTAAATAAGCACTCAATTCTTTGGTCCAGCCGTTTTTTCGCCTTCTGAGCACGCTACTGCACTCATTCGAGGCGATCCTCAAAAGCCACGCTTTAAGCTCCCTTATTTCTGACCTGTCGGTTAGGATGGCTTTGACGAACACTTCCTGGCAAATGTCCTCAGCGTCTGAGCGGTTTTTCATCATGAAATAGCAGAGACGGTATACTTGTTCCTTGTACGTCTCGAAAAGTTCGCGGTCATTCACTCCGAATGTACCTCCTTCGTAATGGTCTCGACTATATGACCGATAACAATAGGTAATCGTTCATTTTAATTTAGAACACAGTTAAACCTGCGTTGCCGCGGAAGTGCGAGACTCTCTTTTTCTTTCACTTTATGTATTAAAAGACTGCCTTATTTTAATAGGGCAGCCCTTTGTATTTTGAGAATATAAATTATTTAAATTAGCCCAGTAGCCCGTTTGCTGACTCTATTCATATCGTTTCCGTTAATTGAACAACACATTGCTGAGAATTAGAAATCCCTTTAACTCTTATCTTGATCATCTGAGTCATCCTGAACCGTATGTTTCACATCCTCTGCATCATGAACGGGATCGATTACCGTATTATGATTTCTAATGAGATTTTTACGATCCGCTCTCTTCCGCATTGTTATTCTACGAATGAGCCATACCAACAATACAATAATGCCGCCTACAAGTAAAAAAGGTATTAACCCAAATAGAATAACAACCACCCATTGAAATACGAGTGACATGATATTAATAGCACCTTTTAATGCATCATTAGCCCGTTTTAAAAGTGGTGCTGCCTTCTTCTCCGTGTTATTCGCGACATTGTCTACATTCGGCTGATAAAGACGAATCTCAATCGTTGAATATGAAACATTATTATTAATGTATCTCATTCGTCCCTTTGTCTGTTCAATTTCTTCCTGGATCTGACCTAACTCATTAGCAAAAGTAACTAGTTCTGTTGGCTTCGTTGCCTTCTTCATAAATTCCATATACTGAACTTCCATTAGTACTTTGGTTTTAAGACGCGCTTCCAGATCCATGTATTCTTCGGTAACGTCCTGTCCATTGATACTTCGCTGTAGTGACTCATGCTCCAGCTTTTCCAACTTATCAAGAAAAGGGGAGAAACCAGTGGCAGGAACTTTCAGCGTAAAGGTGCCACCCTGCTCTTCTTTGGACTGATTCTCTGTGAACCCCACAATGTAACCACCTGCAAGTGACACCATATTGCGAATTTCTGATTGAGATTTACCGTAATCCTCCACTTCCATCACAATATCGGCTGTATAGATCAACTTCTTATTTATGTCGTCTGCTGTGTCACGCCCAGTGAACCCTTCACCACTTACAGGTGCTTCGGAACCTTTAACAACGCTCTGATCCAGCATTACCATGTCGTTAGAACTGCTCTGTTTCTGTTTAACCGCACTTGGTGTCTCGGCGTCGCTCTTCTGTTCAGACATAGACTTTTCTGCCTCTACCATTGATATTACCTCAGTACCATTCGAAGATTTAGCCGCACTGTTTTTGTTACTTGAGGAACCACATCCCCCGATGAACATTGCACAAGCTAGGAACACAATTAAATAGCTATTAAACCCCCGTCTACGCATTCTTTAGACCCCCAGTTACATGATAGAGCGTTATCATCCAGACTTATGCGAGATTGGAATCTAACCCTTATTCACTAAACGTTGGGAATCAATGGAAGGTTGCACTGTATTCTAATTTCCTAACACGGTCCATTCTTCATAACATCACTTGTCTGAACATCCCTCAACCGTGTATAATAACAAACATACGTTTGCTTTTTAGCCCCATCATCTTAGTCAGTCACAGGAGGTCATATGAAAGGTACCACACATCTCGGCATAGGAATCGCAGTTGGCGTAGCCGCTACCTTGTACTACCCATTTACTATTGAGAATGCCGCAATCTATGTAGCTGTTTCAGGCTTCTCGGCTCTCAGTGCAGACCTTGATGGTCCTAGCATTCTGAGCTCAAGAATCGGGAAGCTGTCTAAACAGCTCCAAATTCTGCTAGTCTGGCTTAGTTTCTTTCTTATTACAGTCCTAACGTATTTGTATTTATCCAGAGGGGCGTTCTACCCTGAGTATTCCGTAGTCTGTGTAATCTCGTTACTCGTTGGATTCATGACCAAGCAAGGAGTCATTCGAAATGCACTAGTTAGTATCATTGGAGGATGCATGATATATGGCGGTTGGCTAACAGGCATGAGCGGACTAATTGGTCTGGGAATATTTGTAGCTTGGGCTCCTTGGCTCAGTCATCGAGGTATGACGCACACGATATGGGCACTTCTGTATTGGGCAGCCATAAGTTTAGAAATGGAACAAGATCTACATATAGAGGGGCTAATGGCCGTCGCCACTACAGGTTATCTCTCTCATTTACTTGCCGATACTTTAACACCTCAAGGTGTGAAATGGTTGTATCCCTTCTATAAGAAATCAATTAAGCTACCCCTTAAGTAGCTACCATATCTGTGAGTATGAGCCTTACGGAGTAGATATATTAGCCATACATGATAATGATAGGTCATCAACAAATTCAATTCCAGCAATTTCATAGTTATACAAATAACCTTGATTCAGCTATAACACTGATCAAGGTTATTTATCATGCCTTGTATGTACAAGACGTCTGTTTTTAGAAGCCTTTATATTGCGGCTCTTCGTTTTCTAATTGTTGAACTCTAGTCTGTACTTGGTCCACGATTTTTTGTGTTTGCTCCGCTGCACTTGTGAACAAAGTTTTAGCTTCTTGATTTTCCGTACCAAGGGCAAATGTCTCTAAGCTAGCTTGCGCACCCTTTAACGAAGATAGGCAAGTTTTAACTTGGGAAGAAACAGTCATTGTCGTTTTCACCTCCTTGTAATGAGAGTACGAATTATAATCTAACCTGTGGAGCTAAAAAAAATACATAAATAATCTATTTTTTGCAAATAATTTAAATGTTAAAGAACAAATGGAATGGAGGGAATCTTACAAAATGCAGGACTGGCTTGAGGTTATTGTTCGGACAATAGTGTCCGTAGTTGTACTATTTGTTTTAACTCGACTTTTAGGAAAAAGGCAGATTTCACAACTATCCTTTTTCGAGTATATTACCGGCATCACCATCGGTAGCCTAACAGCCTATATTTCATTAGATCTAAAAAGCGATTGGTACCTAGGACTAATTTCCTTAGTGGTATGGTCGCTAGCCTCATTAGGGATTGAATTCTTACAGATGAAGAGCAAAAAAGCGCGTGATTTAATTGATAGTACTGGGAGAATACTCATTAAAGATGGAAAAGTCCTTGAGGATAACCTGAAGAAGGAACGCTTAACAAACGAAGATTTACTTGAGCAATTGCGCAAAAGAAGTACCTTTAAAGTGGCTGAGGTAGAATTTGCGATCATGGAGCCTAACGGAGAAGTTAACGTTCTGTTGAAAAAGGAATTTCAACCGATAACCCCATCTCATCTAGGCATTAAAGTCTCCCCTGAGACTGAACCGCAGGCCTCAATATTAGATGGACAAATTATGGATGAGGCGCTTGCCTCCGCGGGCTATAACCGTAAATGGTTGAATACCGAATTGGAGAAAATAGGTGTTTCTCTAGATAACGTCTTTTTGGGACAAGTGGATACTTATGGAGAGCTTTATGTTGATTTATATGATGACAAAATTATTGTTCCGGAACCGCAACAAAGGGCTGTTTTAATGGCTGACCTCAAGAAATGTCAAGCTGATCTGGAGTTATTCTCCTTATCCGTAGATAACACTGAGGCCAAGCAAATGTATGGACTGTGCTCAGAACAACTAGAGCAAGTTATCGCCAACGTCAAACCGTTGTTAACTACATAGGAGATGATAAAAAATGGCAAGCAAAAGCGACAAGCAAAAATTAACGCCTGTCCAACAACAATATCAGGATCTCGCCAGGAATCGCGAACCCAGAAGATTCACTTTCACAAATTTGGTGCGCGCTTTTATCATCGGGGGTACGATTTGTTTAATAGGTCAGGCCATTCAGCAGATGTTTATCCATTGGGGTGGTTTTGATGAGAAGAAGGCTTCAAACCCTACCGTAGCTGTGCTTGTTATTATTTCCATCATACTTACCAGTTTGGGGGTATACGACAAGTTAGCCCAATGGGCTGGAGCCGGAACAGCAGTCCCGGTTACTGGATTTGCTAATGCAATGGCATCGGCAGCCATCGAGCATCGTAG
The nucleotide sequence above comes from Paenibacillus sp. IHBB 10380. Encoded proteins:
- a CDS encoding DUF421 domain-containing protein; translated protein: MQDWLEVIVRTIVSVVVLFVLTRLLGKRQISQLSFFEYITGITIGSLTAYISLDLKSDWYLGLISLVVWSLASLGIEFLQMKSKKARDLIDSTGRILIKDGKVLEDNLKKERLTNEDLLEQLRKRSTFKVAEVEFAIMEPNGEVNVLLKKEFQPITPSHLGIKVSPETEPQASILDGQIMDEALASAGYNRKWLNTELEKIGVSLDNVFLGQVDTYGELYVDLYDDKIIVPEPQQRAVLMADLKKCQADLELFSLSVDNTEAKQMYGLCSEQLEQVIANVKPLLTT
- a CDS encoding metal-dependent hydrolase, which encodes MKGTTHLGIGIAVGVAATLYYPFTIENAAIYVAVSGFSALSADLDGPSILSSRIGKLSKQLQILLVWLSFFLITVLTYLYLSRGAFYPEYSVVCVISLLVGFMTKQGVIRNALVSIIGGCMIYGGWLTGMSGLIGLGIFVAWAPWLSHRGMTHTIWALLYWAAISLEMEQDLHIEGLMAVATTGYLSHLLADTLTPQGVKWLYPFYKKSIKLPLK
- a CDS encoding DUF1657 domain-containing protein, translating into MTVSSQVKTCLSSLKGAQASLETFALGTENQEAKTLFTSAAEQTQKIVDQVQTRVQQLENEEPQYKGF
- a CDS encoding DUF4349 domain-containing protein yields the protein MRRRGFNSYLIVFLACAMFIGGCGSSSNKNSAAKSSNGTEVISMVEAEKSMSEQKSDAETPSAVKQKQSSSNDMVMLDQSVVKGSEAPVSGEGFTGRDTADDINKKLIYTADIVMEVEDYGKSQSEIRNMVSLAGGYIVGFTENQSKEEQGGTFTLKVPATGFSPFLDKLEKLEHESLQRSINGQDVTEEYMDLEARLKTKVLMEVQYMEFMKKATKPTELVTFANELGQIQEEIEQTKGRMRYINNNVSYSTIEIRLYQPNVDNVANNTEKKAAPLLKRANDALKGAINIMSLVFQWVVVILFGLIPFLLVGGIIVLLVWLIRRITMRKRADRKNLIRNHNTVIDPVHDAEDVKHTVQDDSDDQDKS
- a CDS encoding RNA polymerase sigma factor; translation: MNDRELFETYKEQVYRLCYFMMKNRSDAEDICQEVFVKAILTDRSEIRELKAWLLRIASNECSSVLRRRKNGWTKELSAYLRSRPHASNPVEESVDQRETTMEFYKLYSILPDKVRMVFTLRYVNELTVPEISNVINVPEGTVKSRLNRGLKLLQSMAASQVKEMVGNESTL
- a CDS encoding DUF4179 domain-containing protein, with the translated sequence MSPRYESEVNDNSQPDYDAMWTAIEQEASKRKSAMQQTNSVRRRRKFVPAAIVFSCFMVIAVPVFAGVALNWDSLTGGRSVTNALNNGIGQRYDLSVSNAGVTMSLNGVVTDGETMKMIVSLDSGADPTLYDAIVFERTTITDESGTKEKANGYLNYDKASGKLLGIYETKDELQHNKKKYTLDAEDLVFYKDMDVPLKSDHKAGDAISTGSKQYPSIDIQSVTQAKNQVVVRYKVSASLSDGGRGNPHLIMKKNSSEFVQAVPTVLPNDGSDLLIEQVFNLTQKEWQAAELHFRYMKETKRVAGTWKFDFKADGKKASEAIFSRKLLTSAEFQQTTGITLGQLVITPLEIVVQIQEDRSNERFKEGVVWYNTVRLAIGDKEIKGGYNIKGADPKKYQHVYGFESPEWYKDWSQVPMKLILKEAVVTKHDPSKNWITLSQPVEKKQSAELKVDGYHIYFNYYMDGKDLIVESESDSLGFEGVNQTMMRFDGEVVYPEGVSKGVVSTGVNVDRYENVAMDGKLELNPGIYSYYDSGRDVEVKLN
- the spoVAC gene encoding stage V sporulation protein AC, with amino-acid sequence MASKSDKQKLTPVQQQYQDLARNREPRRFTFTNLVRAFIIGGTICLIGQAIQQMFIHWGGFDEKKASNPTVAVLVIISIILTSLGVYDKLAQWAGAGTAVPVTGFANAMASAAIEHRREGLVLGLGGSIFKVAGPVIVFGTVAAFIIAIVYFIFDIKMTGG